The nucleotide sequence TTGATCCAGGACGAGGATTATGTGAACGGATACAAGTCGACGCTGGACCATTACCGCGACCGCGCCGTGCGACCCGACGGGCGCGTCATCTCGCGCTGGGCGTACACCTGCGAGGACGCGATGCCGGGCACCTGCGACTCGCTCGGCTTCTATGAGGCGCAGTGGGGGTACCTCATGGATTCCAACCCGGACCTCGTCACCAATGTTGCCGAACTCTTCGACCTCTGCGCGGACAGCCTCTGGCTCGCAGGGCAGAAGTCCGTGTGCGAACGCGCGCTCGAGTTCATGCTCGCGCGCGACAGCGACGCGGACGGATTGGTGGAGATGATGACCGACGACCACACGGCGCAGCGCGGGAGCGACTGGATCGACATCATCTGGGCCTCGCACGAGAACGCGTTCGTGAACGCGAAGATGTACTACGCACTCACGCTGTGGGCGGACTGCGAAGAGTACCTCGGCGACCATGCCCGGGCCATGCGCTACCGCAACGCAGCGGCAAAGCTCAAGGCAAGCTTCAACAAGACCACCATCGACGGCGGGTTCTGGGACGAAGGCAACCGCTGGTACGTGCACTGGCGCGACCGCGACGGCTCGGTGCACGGCAACAACCTCGTGACGTATCTCAACTTCATGGCGATCGCCTACGGCATCTGCGACGACCAGGTGCGCAGTCGGGTGATCCTCGGCCGCATCGAGTCGGAGATGGAACAGGAGGGGCTCTTCTTCTGGCCGATCTGCATGTTCTCGTATGAGGAAGGTGAAGGGCTCCACTGGCAGTTCCCGTTCCCGGTGTACGAGAACGGCGACATCTTCCTCACGCTCGGGGAAGTGGGCGTGCGCGCGTATGCCGGCGTCGATCCGACCATCCCATTGAAGTACATCGGCAACCTGCTGGAGCGCTATCGCAAGGATGGACTCGCGTTCCAGCGCTACCTGCGGAAGGATCAGAAAGGTGCGGGCGATGATATCCTCGCCGGCAACGCGATGGCGGTGGTGGGGCTGTACCGGAACATCTATGGCCTCCAGCCCAAACATGACCGGCTCATCGTTGCGCCGGTGGCAGCGCGCGAGATCCGGGGGACGCGCCTTGCCTACGAACTGCGAGGCAAGACCTACCACGTGGCCATCGACAGTGGAAGAACCCGCGTGAGCGTGGGGAGTGTCACGGTGTCAGCACCGCATGCGTTCGCGGTACAGCCCGTCCGCGGTGGTATGGCCTGGTATAGTTCCCCATCAGGACCAGAAGCACTCGTCATCACGAAAGAAGGGTTCGCAGGAACACGTGCGCTGAACGTCCGCATCGACAGTTGGGACGACCAGGCAGGCGGGGTCAAGCGGTGGAATCAGACAGGCGGACAGGCGATTCGCTACAAGGTCGGGTCGTTGACGCCGGGCACGGCCTACGCGGTGACCGTGAACAACATGCGGCATCGGGGACTCACGGCTGATGGCATGGGAAAGATCACCTTCGCCGTGCCGGGGAGCACTTCGATGCGAACTGAGATCGTTGTCCGTCCCGCGGGGAAGTAGGGGCACGTGGCCCGGGGGCAAGGATTGACATCGGGGGACAGCAGTGATATTGATTCGCCGGGGCTCGGGCGTGACACCGATGCGATACGCCGGGATCTTTGTAGGGGCGGTGCATGCACCGCCCCTATTCCCCGTACCTCTCTGCACCCTTCTGATTGCCCCTGTACCACACGATCATCGCGGGAGTGTACAGAATGTACCTCGATCCGCCGGCGATCCCCGGCCTGCTGCTGGACGCACGGAACGATTCATACACCGCTGTCACAGGCGCACATCCACGCCCACGAGTATCGTCAGACTCCTTGTGAGTCCGTCCACGTTGACCTCCCTGCTTCGCAACGGGAGTGCGGCTGCGATGCGGAGTGCGAAGGCTCCCGCGAGCGGGATCTCCGCCGACGGGACCACGTTCACCTGGAATTGATCGCTGCCGGGAACGTCCACAAAGGTCCCTGCTACGGCGCCGGCAACACTGGAACTCTGCAGGCGCTTGATGGCGAGCAGATCCAGCCCGGCCTGCACCCCGCTGAGATCGGTGGCGTATCCCGCACGCAGCATGAGATCATCGCCCCGGCGCAGACGGGTGATGGCATTGGCGCTTCTGCCGCGCGACACCTGATAGCCGGCGGCCGCGTGCCAGTTGCCCGATGTGAATGTCAGTCCGAACAGCACGTCGTTCGTTCCGAGTCCCGGTTGATATGCCTGGGAAAGCCCTCCACCGTCACTCTCTCCGGTGGCAAGCCGTGCGCCGGCCTGCGCACTCAACGTGCCGGGTCCGATCATTGCCAGGGGTTGATGCCAGAGAACCGTCAGATCGCCCGGCCCGCTGAGGTCTCCCGCCGGGCCGGAGCTGCGGGACCATGGCATGGTGATCAGAAGCCGGGAGGAGCCGAACAGCGCGACATCTGCTTCCACCTCGACCGCATGGAAGGTGAGACCGTCAGCCTTGCCGCTCTTGCCTAAGGCGTAGCGAACGCCAATGCGATGGCCCGGCCCTTCTTCCATCGCCCCGATCGAACACGCCCCGGCATCGGAACATTGCGCCGACAAACCTGACGTGATGAATGTGAGCAGCGCCGCGAGTGCGATGGTTCTGGTCATTCCCTTGATCTCCGGATGTAGGTTCTGTATCACCGCGTGAGGAAGGCGGTGTTCGGTAATCAATGAACAGTATGCAGCGCGCTGGCGTTCCCTATGCCACCTCCCCTGCACGGTTCATCACGGCAGGGCGGTGCATGCACCGCCCCTACACCACATTGATCGTTGCCTGCGGCATTCGGGGGGCGGGATTGACACCGATGCGATACGCCGGGATCTTTGTAGGGGCGGTGCATGCACCGCCCTTAGGCCACAGTGATCGTTGCCTGGGGGCAGCGCGCGGCAAGTTCGTTGATGAATTCCTGCCGGAGGCGCGGAGAGATGAGGGATTCCGCACCGAACCGTCCATGGATGATGCTGATCCGGTCCAGGGACAGCGCCGCACCCGACATGATACTGCGCGATGCGGAGACCTTCGTGATCGATGCGAGAGGGATGGATTCGCGGAACGGCCCGCACCGGGTCTCGAGCGTCGTGTCGGTGATCATGTAGTACGTGCCGAACCAGATCCACGCCACAAAGCCGATCGTCGGGATCAGCACGAACAGGATCCCGTGCGCGCGCGTGGAAAAGAGCACAAGCGGAATGAGCAGGGGTGCCCACACGAGCACGGCCAGTACCACACTGTATTTCGATCTGTATCGCGTCTTCATCGTGCAGTGCCTGCCGATCCATCCTCTGTCATGCTGAGATACTCTTTCCGCACTTCTTCTTCTCCGTAGATGCGCTCAAGCCGCCGCACCGTGAAGTGCCCGAGCGCCATGCTCTGAAAATGATCGATGAAGACGTAGTTGATCAGGGCACCGCCTGCAGCCCCGATCACCGGTACGGCCTGGGTGGCGATCTTCTCGGATACCTGGATGCCGAATCGTTCCGCCACATACATGATCAGCCGCACGACCGGCGGCGCTGATTCCTTCGCAAGACCGCGCTGACCGATGTACCGTGCAGCATCCACCATCACCTTGCCGAATGCCGAACGGGCGGCATAGTAACCGGCTTCCGATGCATCGTTGCGCCCGGGACGTCCGCCGAGGGCGAAGACTTCCAAACATGCCAGCCGCGCATGAATGTCCGAAAGATCCTCTCCCTGGCTCCGCGCAATGGCGGCGATGGAGCGGAGCATGATGGTGGTGGAGACAGGCAGTTCGATCGCAAGCGCGGGAAGCCCGAACGCACCACCGCCTGCGCCGGTGGCAACCACGAGCGCCTTGTGCAACCGGTTCCCCGCCCGGCCTCCCAGTGTGTTCTTCAGCGATCCTGCGGCAACGTGCAGCGCGGTGGCAATGGCACTGTGAGCGGCACGCGAGACCGGCACGGACCATGTGTCGGGCAGCATCCCGAGCGCCTTCTCAACAGGCACGCCGAGAGCGTTGGTGATCTTCGCAGCGATCCCGGGGTTCTCCAATGCGTGCTTCGCCTCCCGGAGCGCCTCCAGGTCCTTCGCCGTCATGGCCGTCTGCCTCATGCTTCCATCCTTGCCTGCATTCGTATGCTTATCGGAAGCATAGTTCCTTCGTCCCGCCACGCACATCGCGGCGGGATACTCATTCCCACAGCACTGGCACCTGCACTTCGTTCGGCACTCTTGCCTGGTGTAGCACTACGTGAGCCTCTTTGCCTGCGCGCTCGCGGCAATGAGCTTCTTCAGCCGCACCTGTCTCGTCTCATCTTTTTTCGCGCTTACCACCCAGTGCGCCACGGCGCGCTGGTACGACGGCGCCGCCGACGTGAAGAATTCCCATGCCTTCCTGTTCTTCCTGAAGATCTTCACACAGTCTTCCGGCAGTTCCTTCGGGCGGTTCTCATATCCATAGATGCCCGACTTCTCTTCCTTCCGCTTCGCGTATGCCGCGATGCCCGCCGGCGCCATCAGTCCCTGCTTCGTCAGTTCAGCGATCTTCCTGATGTTGATCGCGCTCCAGTTGCTCGTCGGCTTGCGCGGCGTGAAGCGGATCGTGTAGCTCTCTTCGTCGCGCGACCTCCGGATGCCGTCGATCCATCCGAAGCAGAGCGCCTGGTCCACGGACTCGGACCAGGTCATGCTGGGCTTCCCGCTGTCCACTTTGTAGAAGCCGACGATCAGTTCGGTCTCTTTCGTGTGGTTCTTCTCGAGCCACGAACGGAAAGCGTACTGGTCCTTGAAGAACGAAGGTTTCACACCCACAGGCATTCCTTCTGTTTCATGGTGGCTGATCTTCCCGGCAGCCTCTCTCAGCGACCGGAGGTTGGTGGCCACGGGCTGCGGAGCGGAAGCAGCATCGGCACGTGCTGTTGATACTCCGCGTACTGTGCCCCGAACTCGTGCAGCAGATCGCGCTCCTCCAGGTACGTCGCCCCGACGACCCATGCGGACCATAGGACATTGAAGAGGAGCCGGTCGGCCGTCAGTACAGGATTCGCCCAGAGCACGAGGAGCACTCCCGAATACAACGGATGGCGCATCCATCGATACGGCCCGCGCACTTCAAAGGGGCCGTGTGCGAAGACCCTGCCGCGGAGTCGCGCACGCAGCGGGGCGATCCCCAGGATATCGAACGAATGGATCGAAAGGGCACTCCACACGAACAATGCGAGGGCGAGCAGAGTACAGCCCAGGAGCAACATGCGCGCAACGCCTTCTGCTGCCCAGAGCATCACGCCGGACCGCTGCCAGAGCACCACCACGAGGGTCAGGGTGATGCCGGACGCGACCGAGTAGAGCGCCCCGTGGTACTCCTGCGGGACGGAGCGACCGAGCCATGCACGGAACGGTTTGCGCACCATGCCGCTGTGCTGCACAAAGAACAGGAGTGAGATGAATGCATCCCAGAGCAACAGATCACGCTCGCTCCATCCGAAGTCGGTGAACGCATGAGAGCCACCTGCCGCGAGGAGGAGTACGGATCCTCCGCCGAGGACCACGGCGAGAGCGATCAGGATACCATCAACGATCTTCAAGGGCATATGCTTTCTTCATGACCTGAGCGACGCGCATGTGCTGCTGCGTCTTCCTCCCGGCATAGTTTTACCATGCTCCCGGCCAGGGGGAACGGGCTCCTAGCCCATCCAGAACCCTTTGCGGTGGGAGATCCCCAGCACCTTCCTGCACGTCGGACAGAAGTACATATACCGCTTTCCGAACACACTTTCCACCTCTCTGTACCATACGTTGTGCATTTCCTGGCCGCAATGCGGACAGAGAGGCGTCACGTCTTCCTTTTCCTGGGACGGGATCATGAGCGGTTCTCCTTTCTGCGAGAGGACCACGCCGGGGGCCGCCCGGTTCGTGGATCTCCAGGCTCAAAGACCTCCAGGCGCGGGGACCTCCGCCCCTGATGCTGGATCTACTTCATGAGCAATAAGGCTTTTGTGGCCTGATACCCGCCGGCCTGCAGCCGGTAGTAGTACACCCCCGCTGCGAGTCCTGCAGCGTCGAAGATCACATCATGCACACCGGCGTCCTTCGGGCCGTTCACGAGTGTCTTCACCGCACGCCCGAGCCCATCGTAGACGGTGAGCGTGGCGAATCCGGCCGCAGGCAATCGGTAGCTGATCACCGTATGGGGATTGAACGGATTGGGATAGTTCTGCAGCAGTGCGAACTCTTTCGGCACCCCGGATGGTTCCACGGGAATCGTGGTGATCACCTCCCCGACCAGCGAGTTCAGATAGGTCTCGAGCTGCGTGTAGCCGCCCGGGCCCGCTGCGTTGCGGTCCGCGGGATCGGAAGCCTGAAGGCCGTGGGCGTTCTCCCAGGCATCCGGCATCCCATCGTGGTCGGTATCCGCGGGAGGCGTTGTCGAAGCGAGCAACGGCCACGCACCTTCCGGCTGGTTGGCGGTGGTGGAGATCGAACTGCCGGTCCGGTCGATGACATCCTTCACGATGCGTCGGTCGATGGTGTCGCGCTTCGGAATGCTCGCGCCGGCCGAAGCAAGCACGTCGATGTATGCCTGTGCTGGCGACGTCGTCGTGACGGACGGCATGGAGATGAGAGCAGAGCGCGCTTTGTACGCCGTGATGTGGGCAGGCGTCATGGTGGTGCGGAAGGTCACGGCGCTCCACGGATCGGCCGGAACGACCCCGTTGATGGCGTTGTCCGCGAAGTACCCGTTGCAGACGCGGCATCCTTCACGGAAGGCGAAGTTGCCCGAGGATTCGGTGCCGCTGATGTACGCATTGCCGACGACGTTGTAGCTTGTCAGCATCGTCGAGTCGTCGTTGTACCCGGCGTACGTGCTGGACCAATTGTAGACCACATTGTTGCGGAAGTCGACGAAGTTCCCCACCGAATCGGTGCCGATCACGGTGTAGTTGCCCGGGCGCGGGTTGCGCGCGTTGTTGTGCGCATAGAGGTTGTGATGGTACGTGCGCCGGTCGCCATAGTCGCCGCGGATGAGCGAGCCGTAGCTGTGCGATTCATAGGTGAGCGCTTCGCTGATGATGCACCACTGCACGGTCACATTGGCCGGCACCTCGGTGCACGAGATCCCCTCGTCGCGCGAATAGGATGCCGTCACGTGGTCCACGATGATATCCGAGCCGCCGGAGATATCCACCGCATCGCCCGACGAGTTCGCGCCGCCGGCATCGACCCGCACGCGGATGTGCCGCACGATGATGTTCGATGCATTGAGCTTCAGCCGGCCCTTGAGACAGATGCCATCGCCCGGGGCGGTCTGACCGGCGATGGTCGTGTTCGCTTTGGGCGTGAGGATCGTTGATCCGAGGGTGATGGTGCCGGACACGCGGAAGACGATGGTGCGGTTGCCGGCGCTCACGGCATCCACGATCGAGCCGGGTCCGCTGGCATTGAGGTTGGTCACCTCATACACATCGCCGCCGCGGCCGCCTGTCGCGAAACGTCCGCTCCCTTCGGCGGTGGGAAAGGCAAGCTGTTGTGCGCCGGCATGAGCGGCCAGAAAGGTCCCGGCACAAAGGAGGAGAGTACGCGTCACTGCACGAAGAGCAGTCATAGGGGCCAGAGTTTGGATCGCAATGGGGTGGCGTGGAGCAGCGCGAAAGAGACGCATGCTTCAGGATCGTGTATGCAATATCATGCGGAACGGCGAGAATGTCAACGGACGGATCGACGTCGCTGTGTTCAGTAAAGTTACGGGCGTTCGGTGGAGCGATCGGAGGGGGGTGTGCCGGGAGAATGCGAAGGGGAGGGTTCAGGGATGAGTATGCCGAGAACCCAGGCACGGTATTGCTGAAGGCGTTTCCACATTCCATGTACCTCGCTCGCTTCTGCCGCCTTCGAAAAATGCTCCGTAACCATCAGATAGTTGTGGTGCCGAGACCGATCGACGGTCTTTCGCCGACGGCGCTCAGCCACGCAGCACTTTCTCGGGAGACTTCCCGAAGATCACCCGGCCTTCCCTCACAATGTCCCCGATAAGGCGGGAATGAGCTTTTCGCCTGAAC is from Ignavibacteriota bacterium and encodes:
- a CDS encoding PH domain-containing protein, coding for MKTRYRSKYSVVLAVLVWAPLLIPLVLFSTRAHGILFVLIPTIGFVAWIWFGTYYMITDTTLETRCGPFRESIPLASITKVSASRSIMSGAALSLDRISIIHGRFGAESLISPRLRQEFINELAARCPQATITVA
- a CDS encoding EcsC family protein, producing MRQTAMTAKDLEALREAKHALENPGIAAKITNALGVPVEKALGMLPDTWSVPVSRAAHSAIATALHVAAGSLKNTLGGRAGNRLHKALVVATGAGGGAFGLPALAIELPVSTTIMLRSIAAIARSQGEDLSDIHARLACLEVFALGGRPGRNDASEAGYYAARSAFGKVMVDAARYIGQRGLAKESAPPVVRLIMYVAERFGIQVSEKIATQAVPVIGAAGGALINYVFIDHFQSMALGHFTVRRLERIYGEEEVRKEYLSMTEDGSAGTAR
- a CDS encoding YdeI/OmpD-associated family protein: MKPSFFKDQYAFRSWLEKNHTKETELIVGFYKVDSGKPSMTWSESVDQALCFGWIDGIRRSRDEESYTIRFTPRKPTSNWSAINIRKIAELTKQGLMAPAGIAAYAKRKEEKSGIYGYENRPKELPEDCVKIFRKNRKAWEFFTSAAPSYQRAVAHWVVSAKKDETRQVRLKKLIAASAQAKRLT
- a CDS encoding T9SS type A sorting domain-containing protein, which produces MTRTLLLCAGTFLAAHAGAQQLAFPTAEGSGRFATGGRGGDVYEVTNLNASGPGSIVDAVSAGNRTIVFRVSGTITLGSTILTPKANTTIAGQTAPGDGICLKGRLKLNASNIIVRHIRVRVDAGGANSSGDAVDISGGSDIIVDHVTASYSRDEGISCTEVPANVTVQWCIISEALTYESHSYGSLIRGDYGDRRTYHHNLYAHNNARNPRPGNYTVIGTDSVGNFVDFRNNVVYNWSSTYAGYNDDSTMLTSYNVVGNAYISGTESSGNFAFREGCRVCNGYFADNAINGVVPADPWSAVTFRTTMTPAHITAYKARSALISMPSVTTTSPAQAYIDVLASAGASIPKRDTIDRRIVKDVIDRTGSSISTTANQPEGAWPLLASTTPPADTDHDGMPDAWENAHGLQASDPADRNAAGPGGYTQLETYLNSLVGEVITTIPVEPSGVPKEFALLQNYPNPFNPHTVISYRLPAAGFATLTVYDGLGRAVKTLVNGPKDAGVHDVIFDAAGLAAGVYYYRLQAGGYQATKALLLMK